Proteins from a genomic interval of Poecile atricapillus isolate bPoeAtr1 chromosome 1, bPoeAtr1.hap1, whole genome shotgun sequence:
- the CLNS1A gene encoding methylosome subunit pICln, which yields MVEQGGGGGAMSFLKRFPPPADGVRHQQPDTEALLAGRSLGAGTLYIAESRLSWLENSGIGFSLDYPTISLHAVSRDLSAYPREHLYVMVNAKFEEETKEAPMTEGEEDDSDDDDVEPIAEFRFVPSDKSALEAMFSAMCECQALHPDPDDEDSDNDYEGDEYDVEARELEQGDIPSFYTYEEGLSHLTAEGQATLERLEGMLAQSVSTQYNMAGVRTEDSIREFEDGMEVDVAPVVAGQFEDAEVDH from the exons ATGGTGGAGcagggaggcggcggcggcgccatGAGCTTCCTCAAGCGCTTCCCGCCGCCGGCCGACGGCGTCCGCCACCAGCAGCCGGACACGGAGGCGCTGCTGGCGGGCCGCAGCCTGGGCGCCGGCACCCTCTACATCGCCGAGAG TCGCCTGTCTTGGCTGGAAAACTCTGGGATTGGCTTCTCCTTGGATTACCCCACCATAAGTTTACATGCCGTCTCCAGGGACCTGAGCGCCTACCCAAGGGAGCACTTGTACGTCATGGTGAACGCCAAGTTCGAAG AGGAGACAAAAGAGGCTCCCATGACTGAAGGGGAGGAGGATGACAGTGATGATGACGACGTTGAACCGATTGCAGAATTCAGATTCGTACCTAGCGACAAATCAGCCT TGGAAGCCATGTTCTCAGCGATGTGTGAGTGCCAGGCCCTGCACCCAGACCCAGACGATGAGGACTCAGACAACGATTATGAAGGGGACGAGTACGATGTTGAGGCCCGCG AGCTAGAACAAGGTGACATCCCAAGCTTTTACACATACGAAGAGGGATTGTCGCATTTAACCGCAGAAGGCCAGGCCACGCTGGAGCGGTTAGAAGGCATGTTAGCCCAGTCTGTCAGCACCCAGTACAACATGGCTGGAGTGAGAACAGAGGACTCCATAAGGGAGTTTGAAG ATGGGATGGAGGTGGACGTAGCACCGGTAGTTGCTGGACAGTTTGAAGATGCTGAAGTCGATCACTGA
- the AQP11 gene encoding aquaporin-11 produces the protein MAVGGLGSSLLLMSGVVVTVGLCRRLARRRLRSSPLLFAFLVEMFSTFQICACTNELTLLGNVEPKPHTALTLTYGFTVLHGLTLVGSACNPCGTLQPMWGGGTSLRMGGLKIAAQFVAAVLARVFMHFIWSLEMAEPHLGALSQGCSSPMQTTEMQAFCVELLFSVVFQLAVLRAESVNPKYRVHLIALLITMLAYAGGNLTGAIFNPALAFSLHADCFYDKFLSYSLVYWIAPCLGTILVAFIWDEIFPQVS, from the exons ATGGCTGTCGGTGGGCTCgggagctccctgctgctgatgTCCGGCGTGGTGGTGACCGTGGGGCTGTGCCGGAGGCTGGCCCGGCGCCGGCTGCGCTCCAGCCCGCTCCTCTTCGCTTTCCTTGTGGAGATGTTCAGCACCTTCCAGATCTGCGCCTGCACGAACGAGCTCACCCTGCTCGGCAACGTGGAGCCGAAGCCGCACACCGCCCTCACCCTCACCTACGGCTTCACCGTCCTGCACGGCCTGACCCTCGTCGGCAGCGCATGCAATCCTTGCGGGACCCTGCAGCCCATGTGGGGCGGCGGGACATCGCTCAGGATGGGGGGACTCAAGATCGCCGCTCAGTTCGTGGCTGCAGTGCTCGCCAGAGTGTTCATGCACTTTATCTGGAGTCTGGAGATGGCAGAGCCTCATCTTGGAGCACTCtcacagggctgcagcagccccatgCAGACTACAGAGATGCAGGCGTTCTGCGTAGAACTGCTCTTTTCTGTCGTTTTCCAGCTGGCCGTCCTGCGAGCCGAAAGTGTTAATCCCAAATACAGAGTCCATTTGATTGCTCTTCTCATCACCATGCTCGCGTATGCAG GTGGAAATCTCACAGGAGCAATATTTAATCCAGCACTGGCTTTTTCATTACATGCAGATTGTTTCTATGACAAATTTTTGAGTTACTCACTAGTATATTGGATAGCACCATGCTTAG GTACAATACTTGTGGCTTTTATATGGGATGAAATCTTTCCTCAGGTATCTTGA